A genomic segment from Bacteroidota bacterium encodes:
- a CDS encoding serine hydrolase yields the protein MDSKNFTTPFKPLYIATFVAAFLLCGTVNAQLNNMFTDTLNKVLAKRVSQYSLKGVSASVVFSDGSTWKKTEGNAGTQVLDPSMLFEMGSNTKTFTAALILLLEEEGKLSIEDTIYKYLSPLKNVTYGITIRQLLNHTSGLYNYTNHPDFYDKINNSEPGVKWDIDTVLATYVGTKLADPGVTHEYCNTGFILLGKIIEKVEGKPYHVVLREKILDKHNLKHIFLQGYDTFTEQRAETWLSNGVYFDETFVSFLTAAWAAGGIVATAEDLALWAHKLYSGEVLSEASMTKMTTKLKIGNTTYPMGLSMFFTSFLGKQFWGHGGATLQNSEMEYSVSSKYSVVVVCNEQNTYTEALTIKRAIEEVLESSLPPLSVVEAEKPQFNVYPNPANDVVNISIDNAAANNTVNIYTITGQLVQQYKIESNNLQLHKDNIGTGVFIVEVAADNATATRQRIVLY from the coding sequence ATGGACTCTAAAAATTTTACTACACCTTTCAAGCCGCTGTACATAGCCACATTTGTTGCTGCTTTTTTGTTGTGCGGTACAGTAAATGCACAGCTTAATAACATGTTTACTGATACTTTGAACAAAGTATTGGCAAAAAGGGTCTCTCAGTATAGTTTGAAAGGGGTTTCGGCCTCAGTGGTTTTTTCTGATGGCAGCACTTGGAAAAAAACCGAAGGCAATGCAGGGACTCAAGTATTAGATCCGTCTATGCTATTTGAAATGGGCAGCAATACCAAAACCTTCACTGCCGCTCTTATACTGCTGCTGGAAGAAGAAGGCAAACTATCAATAGAGGATACTATTTACAAGTACCTATCTCCATTGAAAAATGTAACCTACGGTATCACCATCAGGCAATTGCTAAATCACACCAGTGGCTTGTATAACTACACAAATCACCCTGATTTTTATGATAAAATAAACAATTCAGAGCCCGGCGTGAAGTGGGATATTGATACGGTATTGGCTACCTATGTTGGTACTAAATTGGCAGACCCCGGGGTAACACACGAGTATTGCAACACCGGCTTTATTTTACTGGGTAAGATAATTGAAAAAGTAGAGGGTAAGCCTTATCACGTGGTGTTGCGTGAAAAGATACTGGATAAGCATAACCTAAAGCATATTTTCTTACAGGGCTATGATACTTTTACAGAACAAAGGGCAGAGACTTGGCTTAGTAACGGAGTTTATTTTGATGAAACCTTCGTATCGTTTTTAACGGCTGCATGGGCGGCAGGGGGTATAGTTGCTACTGCCGAAGATTTGGCTCTTTGGGCGCATAAACTGTATAGCGGCGAGGTGCTTTCGGAGGCATCGATGACAAAAATGACTACGAAACTTAAAATTGGAAACACCACGTATCCTATGGGGCTAAGTATGTTTTTTACCTCTTTTTTGGGGAAACAGTTTTGGGGACATGGCGGAGCAACCTTGCAAAACAGCGAAATGGAATACAGTGTGTCATCAAAGTACAGTGTAGTAGTGGTATGCAACGAACAAAATACTTACACAGAAGCGCTGACTATTAAACGTGCAATTGAAGAGGTGCTTGAGTCGTCATTACCCCCGTTATCAGTTGTTGAAGCTGAGAAACCTCAGTTTAATGTTTATCCCAATCCAGCAAACGACGTGGTGAACATAAGCATTGATAATGCTGCTGCAAACAATACGGTAAACATTTATACTATTACCGGACAACTAGTGCAGCAGTATAAAATTGAAAGTAATAATTTGCAGTTGCATAAAGACAATATAGGCACGGGCGTATTTATTGTTGAAGTGGCTGCTGATAACGCCACGGCTACACGCCAACGAATAGTGCTGTATTAA
- a CDS encoding response regulator, protein MAMKYSTLVVDDERIARNRMIKLLEKHSEHIDIIGEAENGIVGLEKINTLRPQLVFLDIEMPGLTGFEMLQKVNSQPKIIFTTAYDEYALKAFEENSVDYLIKPIHPERLEKAINKLNQLDSFSALQQLAQQLSSNTRQSALNTISVSIGNKIVLVKIENIILFKAEDKYVTVFDTDGNKHIITQTLNYLEGQLPPNFIRVHRTYIINKDKIVEIRKTFSSRYSFIMQGATDETIQTGTSYTTAIKKMFSL, encoded by the coding sequence ATGGCCATGAAGTATAGCACATTAGTTGTGGATGATGAAAGGATTGCGCGCAACCGAATGATAAAGCTGCTTGAAAAGCACAGCGAACATATTGATATTATTGGGGAGGCTGAAAATGGCATTGTGGGACTTGAAAAAATAAATACACTTCGCCCGCAACTTGTGTTTTTGGATATAGAAATGCCGGGACTTACCGGGTTTGAGATGTTGCAAAAGGTAAACTCACAACCCAAAATAATATTTACCACTGCGTATGATGAATACGCACTGAAAGCATTTGAGGAAAACTCGGTTGACTATTTAATAAAACCTATTCACCCCGAAAGGCTTGAAAAAGCCATCAATAAACTAAATCAGTTGGATAGTTTTTCGGCATTGCAGCAGTTGGCGCAGCAACTAAGCAGCAATACCCGGCAAAGTGCATTAAATACCATATCAGTATCAATAGGAAATAAAATAGTATTGGTTAAAATAGAGAACATCATTTTATTTAAAGCCGAGGATAAATACGTAACCGTTTTTGATACCGACGGGAATAAACACATCATCACTCAAACCCTTAATTATCTTGAGGGACAACTGCCGCCTAACTTTATCCGTGTGCATCGCACCTACATAATAAACAAAGATAAAATCGTAGAGATTCGTAAAACCTTCAGCAGTCGTTATTCATTCATCATGCAAGGTGCAACGGATGAAACCATACAAACAGGCACCAGTTACACTACTGCAATCAAAAAGATGTTTAGTTTGTAG